The following are from one region of the Geoalkalibacter subterraneus genome:
- a CDS encoding flagellar basal body-associated FliL family protein: MAEKKKGEAQESGKNNNKMLMMVVIAIILAAGIAAAAYFLGTSQSGATLAPVGSEVSAGTGTSAVIGPMVDIEPFIVNILDDDGTRYLKAAMTLEVEGEDTGEISKRMPQLRDAVLLVAGNKTYDELRDLQGKLQLRAEMLGRINEILKNTRVKRIYFTEFVVQ, encoded by the coding sequence ATGGCGGAAAAGAAGAAGGGCGAAGCCCAGGAATCCGGAAAAAACAATAACAAGATGCTGATGATGGTTGTCATCGCAATCATTCTGGCGGCAGGGATTGCCGCTGCAGCCTATTTTCTCGGTACCAGCCAGTCAGGGGCGACCCTGGCGCCGGTGGGCAGCGAGGTCTCCGCAGGCACAGGCACAAGCGCAGTTATCGGACCCATGGTGGATATCGAGCCGTTTATCGTCAATATCCTTGATGATGACGGGACGCGCTACCTCAAGGCCGCCATGACCCTGGAGGTTGAGGGGGAGGATACCGGGGAAATCAGCAAGCGCATGCCGCAGCTTCGCGATGCGGTGTTGCTGGTGGCGGGCAACAAGACCTATGACGAGCTGCGCGACCTGCAGGGCAAGCTGCAGCTGCGCGCCGAAATGCTGGGGCGGATCAACGAAATTCTCAAGAACACGCGGGTCAAAAGAATCTATTTCACTGAATTTGTCGTTCAATAG
- a CDS encoding flagellar hook assembly protein FlgD, which yields MSAITDTTNAAAAASGSFAQAMGAGTMGKEDFLLLLVTQLQNQDPMNPEDPTEFTAQLAQFSSLEQLFEVNKNLGEVVTSSGEMERLSALSLIGKEVVADNGKFRFSGDPMKLGYRLESEASDVSLHVIDGNGVNKASIPVQKTAAGEHFIDWDGIGLDDKLLPEGDYQLVVKALNAQDETLSSEALVKSTIRGVDMRGDGHWLVSDAGEFQLGHIASVREM from the coding sequence ATGTCCGCCATAACCGATACAACCAACGCAGCAGCCGCTGCTTCCGGCTCTTTTGCCCAGGCCATGGGCGCCGGCACCATGGGTAAGGAGGATTTCCTTCTTCTGCTCGTGACCCAGCTGCAGAATCAGGATCCGATGAACCCTGAGGATCCCACCGAGTTCACCGCGCAGTTGGCCCAATTCAGTTCGCTGGAGCAGCTTTTTGAAGTCAACAAAAACCTGGGAGAAGTCGTGACCAGCTCCGGAGAAATGGAGCGACTCTCCGCGCTCTCCCTGATCGGCAAGGAAGTCGTCGCCGACAACGGAAAATTCCGCTTCAGCGGTGATCCGATGAAATTGGGATATCGGCTTGAAAGTGAAGCGTCCGATGTCAGCCTGCATGTGATCGACGGCAACGGCGTCAACAAGGCGTCAATCCCGGTGCAGAAAACTGCCGCAGGAGAGCATTTCATCGACTGGGACGGTATCGGTCTTGACGACAAGCTTCTGCCTGAAGGGGATTATCAGCTGGTGGTCAAGGCTCTCAACGCTCAGGATGAAACCCTGTCGTCCGAGGCGCTGGTGAAAAGCACCATTCGCGGCGTGGACATGCGCGGAGACGGCCACTGGCTGGTATCCGACGCGGGCGAATTTCAGCTCGGCCACATCGCCAGCGTCAGGGAGATGTGA
- a CDS encoding motility protein A: protein MDLSTIVGIIAAFGLMIMAIMSGSGITIFIDFAALIVVSGGTLGATLVHYPFKEVSRAFGVLKKAFFHKEEKPSDTIDALIRYSNKARKEGILSLQSVISEIKDPFFIKGVQMAVDGQEPEAMKEMLDREIEYIMERHEEGADIFVAMGTYAPAMGMIGTLIGLVQMLQTMNDPSTIGPAMAMALLTTFYGAVMANVFFLPVSGKLRNRSQSEILKKTLISEGMKSILAGENPRIMEQKLHAFVAPKYRASFFNKKKG from the coding sequence ATGGACCTTTCTACCATTGTCGGCATTATCGCTGCGTTTGGACTGATGATCATGGCGATCATGTCCGGCAGCGGCATCACGATTTTCATCGATTTTGCTGCCCTTATTGTCGTAAGCGGTGGAACCCTCGGCGCAACGCTGGTGCACTATCCCTTCAAGGAGGTCTCCCGGGCGTTCGGGGTCTTGAAAAAGGCTTTTTTCCACAAAGAGGAGAAGCCCTCCGACACCATCGACGCCTTGATCCGTTACTCCAACAAGGCGCGCAAGGAGGGGATTCTCTCCCTGCAGTCGGTGATTTCTGAGATCAAGGATCCCTTTTTCATCAAAGGGGTGCAGATGGCGGTTGACGGACAAGAGCCGGAGGCCATGAAGGAGATGCTCGACCGGGAGATCGAATACATCATGGAGCGCCACGAGGAGGGAGCGGACATTTTTGTGGCCATGGGCACTTACGCTCCAGCCATGGGGATGATCGGGACTCTGATCGGTCTTGTGCAGATGCTGCAGACCATGAATGATCCCTCCACCATCGGCCCCGCGATGGCTATGGCTTTGCTGACGACCTTCTATGGCGCGGTGATGGCCAACGTCTTCTTTCTGCCGGTTTCCGGAAAGCTCAGAAATCGCAGCCAGTCAGAGATTCTCAAGAAAACTCTGATCTCCGAAGGGATGAAGTCGATTCTCGCCGGGGAAAATCCACGCATCATGGAGCAGAAGCTGCACGCCTTTGTCGCACCCAAGTATCGGGCCAGTTTCTTCAACAAGAAAAAGGGGTAG
- a CDS encoding TIGR02530 family flagellar biosynthesis protein, translating to MTDKFGIYNPPVAPPVRQTPPPGAQGAKRPSGPSFDEVFQGQLKGKGELQFSRHAQARMESRGISFSDADMVRLQTAVDTVQSKGGRDSLVMLDDNALVVSVKNNTVVTVVDQDSLRGNVFTNIDSAVIA from the coding sequence ATGACGGATAAATTCGGGATCTATAATCCCCCGGTCGCTCCGCCGGTGCGGCAGACCCCGCCGCCGGGGGCGCAGGGCGCAAAGCGGCCATCCGGGCCGTCCTTTGACGAGGTTTTCCAGGGGCAGCTCAAGGGCAAGGGTGAACTGCAGTTCTCCCGCCACGCCCAAGCCCGCATGGAAAGCCGCGGCATCAGCTTCAGCGACGCCGACATGGTGCGGCTGCAGACCGCCGTCGACACGGTGCAGAGCAAAGGCGGCCGCGATTCACTGGTCATGCTCGACGACAACGCCCTGGTGGTCAGCGTCAAGAACAACACCGTCGTCACCGTCGTCGACCAGGACAGCCTGCGCGGCAATGTCTTCACCAACATCGACAGCGCAGTGATCGCATAA
- the flgF gene encoding flagellar basal-body rod protein FlgF, with translation MGINSALYTGVSGLNTNGNAMSVLGNNIANTNTVGFKSSRTVFSDLLSASISGSGGSSQVGRGVQLSIVDNIFSQGTFENTESNTDLAIEGDGFFIVKPDDSQETFYTRAGAFRFNENGYLVNPEGLRVQGKAFQDDGTLSAGDPTDIQVDIGTLIPARQTANINMTTNLDSNAEGIVGGFDVTDPVGSSNYANSTRVYDSLGNTHLVTTYFTKSDANPNEWDWNTVVDGGELVGGTPGALELVGSGTLQFDINGKLLAGATGATIPGALEWDNGADIQNIDLSFNTTQYSSDSIVISQGQDGYGAGSLVKIAIGGDGVVTANYSNGERMKVSQIALAKFPNPGGLAKAGSNLYEATDASGDIRTGVPGSELGKIFTNALEQSNVDLAQEFVKMITTQRGFQANSKIITTTDELLAELINLKR, from the coding sequence ATGGGTATCAACAGCGCACTCTACACCGGCGTATCCGGCCTCAACACCAACGGCAACGCCATGAGCGTACTCGGCAACAATATCGCCAACACCAATACCGTCGGCTTCAAGTCGAGCCGTACGGTTTTTTCCGACCTGTTGTCGGCCAGTATTTCCGGCTCCGGCGGCTCCTCACAGGTTGGTCGCGGTGTTCAGCTTTCCATCGTCGATAATATCTTCAGTCAAGGAACTTTTGAGAATACTGAATCGAATACCGACCTGGCTATCGAGGGGGATGGTTTTTTCATTGTAAAGCCAGATGATTCACAGGAAACCTTTTATACCCGTGCGGGGGCCTTCCGTTTCAATGAAAACGGTTACCTTGTCAATCCGGAAGGGTTGCGCGTACAGGGTAAGGCATTCCAGGATGATGGCACCCTGTCCGCGGGGGATCCCACCGATATTCAGGTAGATATTGGCACTCTGATCCCGGCGCGGCAGACCGCCAATATAAACATGACCACAAATCTTGACTCCAATGCTGAAGGCATTGTGGGGGGATTTGATGTGACCGACCCCGTTGGAAGCTCAAATTATGCTAATTCCACACGGGTTTATGACTCGTTAGGGAATACTCATCTCGTCACGACCTATTTTACCAAGTCTGATGCTAACCCTAATGAGTGGGATTGGAATACGGTAGTCGATGGGGGCGAACTTGTTGGCGGGACTCCAGGGGCTCTTGAGCTAGTAGGTAGCGGGACTCTGCAGTTTGACATCAATGGGAAGCTGCTTGCGGGAGCAACAGGCGCGACTATCCCCGGTGCCCTGGAATGGGACAATGGTGCAGATATTCAGAATATCGACCTCTCTTTTAATACGACCCAATATAGCAGTGATTCTATCGTCATCTCCCAGGGCCAGGACGGTTATGGGGCCGGTTCGCTGGTCAAAATTGCTATTGGTGGCGATGGCGTGGTGACCGCCAACTATTCCAACGGTGAGCGGATGAAAGTCAGCCAGATCGCCCTGGCCAAGTTTCCTAACCCCGGTGGATTGGCTAAGGCGGGCAGCAACCTTTATGAGGCGACTGACGCTTCGGGCGATATTCGCACTGGCGTACCGGGTTCTGAGCTGGGCAAGATCTTCACCAATGCCCTGGAGCAGTCCAACGTCGACCTGGCGCAGGAGTTCGTCAAGATGATCACCACCCAGCGCGGCTTCCAGGCCAACTCGAAGATTATTACCACGACCGACGAGCTGCTGGCCGAACTGATAAACCTCAAGCGTTAA
- a CDS encoding OmpA/MotB family protein codes for MSEENNGGPKKKKKKAAAGAPLWMVTYSDMVTLLLTFFVLLLSMAQLDKMKFKEVMGSLKGAFGVLSSQTETSVDQPRVVEFLPIMDDYTSRVYKRLIVQLQRLKLDRDITLVKDRGAVVLRVNDAVLFAPGSTTVRTEAYPVLRKVAAMVEPLPFNLRIEGHTDDTPVRSEGMSNWDLSVMRAVSVLKFFIQEELVDIERLSAVGYGAQRPLGPNDTDEGRSLNRRVEFVLESTSSTREELPYLIDAREQLPF; via the coding sequence GTGTCTGAAGAGAACAACGGCGGACCGAAAAAAAAGAAGAAAAAAGCCGCGGCGGGCGCTCCTTTGTGGATGGTGACCTACAGCGACATGGTCACCCTTCTGCTGACATTTTTTGTTCTGCTGTTGTCCATGGCTCAGCTCGACAAGATGAAGTTCAAGGAAGTGATGGGTTCCCTCAAGGGGGCGTTCGGGGTGTTGAGCAGCCAGACGGAAACCTCGGTGGACCAGCCGCGGGTGGTGGAATTTCTTCCCATTATGGACGATTACACCTCACGCGTGTACAAGCGGCTTATTGTGCAGTTGCAGCGTCTCAAGCTCGATCGCGACATCACCCTGGTCAAAGATCGCGGCGCGGTGGTGCTGCGGGTCAATGACGCGGTGCTGTTCGCCCCCGGCAGCACCACGGTGCGAACCGAAGCCTATCCCGTGCTGCGCAAGGTGGCGGCCATGGTCGAACCGCTGCCTTTTAATCTGCGCATCGAAGGACACACCGACGATACTCCCGTTCGCAGCGAGGGGATGTCCAACTGGGATCTCTCCGTGATGCGCGCCGTAAGTGTCCTGAAATTTTTCATACAGGAAGAACTGGTGGATATCGAGCGCCTTTCGGCGGTGGGGTACGGCGCGCAGCGCCCCCTTGGCCCCAACGACACGGACGAAGGCCGCAGTCTTAATCGCAGGGTGGAATTTGTACTGGAAAGCACCAGCTCGACCCGCGAGGAACTCCCCTATCTAATCGATGCGCGGGAACAGCTCCCCTTTTAG